A single region of the Anser cygnoides isolate HZ-2024a breed goose chromosome W, Taihu_goose_T2T_genome, whole genome shotgun sequence genome encodes:
- the LOC106049350 gene encoding LOW QUALITY PROTEIN: zinc finger protein 628-like (The sequence of the model RefSeq protein was modified relative to this genomic sequence to represent the inferred CDS: deleted 1 base in 1 codon) gives MVGAQQPELAAGRAAAAAAGGGEHPYECLECGKVFKWSSRLIHHQRTHTGERPYKCSECPKAFKGSSALLYHQRSHTGERPYKCSECGKAFKRSSLLQIHQSVHTGLRAFKCALCGMAFKWSSHYQYHLRQHTGERPYKCTACPKAFKNSSSLRRHRHIHTGERPYVCAACGKAFTQSTNLRQHQRTHTGERPYACAHCGKTFTHSSNLLLHQRTHAAARPHKCPACPKAFVSDACLQKHLQSHAAPPPPQPPPLLLEAVEAVGMLWKCGECQLAFPSQELLLGHQRGHLRPGTPADAATAAAAAHRCPTCGKTFKNGSGLARHRHSHAAERPYKCSLCHKSFGQLAGLLGHQRGHSAEQRPPPAQAEAPRPPPALAAAPAPAERPYQCTECGKAFKGSSGLRYHMRDHTGERPYKCSECPKAFKRSSLLAIHQRVHTGLRAFKCAECGLTFKWSSHYQYHLRLHTGERPYACPDCPKAFKNTSCLRRHRQLHTGERPHACPVCGKAFAQTSNLRQHQRTHTGERPYACAHCGKTFTHSSNLQLHQRTHSSARPHQCPLCPKAFVMASYLQRHLRTHAAGPKGPPRAAPRDVPVLQATLSLEVAAPDAQTFLLVQTAQGLQLIPSPPPPPQKLILLPAAPRPPPEPTPRRGEPAGPGQSLLLVPSTGTALPGLRLQAVTGTPQGPGPGVLVLQGLPEQPPRQAGPPQGQAAAEGASVRLGALPQPPDVASIQLQATEVASVQLQALPQPSKVTNIQLQATEVANVHLQALSQPSEVANVQLQALPQPAEVTNIHLQATEVADVHLRALSQPSEVASVQLQAAEVANVHLQALPQPSEVASIQLQAAEVADVQLQALPQPPDVTGIELQAAEVANVHLQALPQPPGVTNIQLQAGEVANVQLQALPPPPEVTNIQLQALPQPAGVTDIELQAAEVANVQLQALPQPSEVTNIQLQALPRPSEVTGIQLQAAEVTDVQLQATQVTSVQLQALPQPLEVPGVHLQAAEVPDIQLRTSDVTSVHLETAEVPSIHLQAAEVANVHLQATDVASVQLQATEVPNLQLQATEVPNIHLQATEVPGVHLQATEVPNLHLQTTEVPNLHLQATEVPGVHLQATEVPNLQLQATQVPSVQLQTLPQPPEVPNVHLQPAEVPDIQLQAVEVPNLHLQATEVPAVHLQAVEVPPVHLQPPAGAHAAPQPPGVPLAGGPPAPEVLLVQGGAAPAVGLGVLQTAEGLRSILVLRGAGTQPSAGPPAGPPKVLVLRGEPRRGGAAGSEGGAQAVVQLLPGPTAPQLPAVQGVQALPGAQLCTPSEGGKRHGPHGHRGHPAAPRGGHRGGTPRATAAPTWPPPRGHLTATSQPPRGAPWAPKGSCWPPTATQWALLAT, from the exons ATGGTGGGCGCGCAGCAGCCGGagctggcggcggggcgggcggcggcggcggcggcgggcggcggggagcacCCCTACGAGTGCCTGGAGTGCGGGAAGGTGTTCAAGTGGTCGTCGCGGCTCATCCACCACCAGCGCACCCACACGGGCGAGCGGCCCTACAAGTGCTCCGAGTGCCCCAAGGCCTTCAAGGGCTCCTCGGCGCTGCTCTACCACCAGCGCAGCCACACGGGCGAGCGGCCCTACAAGTGCTCCGAGTGCGGCAAGGCCTTCAAGCGCTCCTCGCTGCTGCAGATCCACCAGAGCGTGCACACGGGGCTGCGCGCCTTCAAGTGCGCGCTCTGCGGCATGGCCTTCAAGTGGTCCTCGCACTACCAGTACCACCTGCGGCAGCACACGGGCGAGCGGCCCTACAAGTGCACCGCCTGCCCCAAGGCCTTCAAGAACTCCTCCAGCCTCCGCCGGCACCGCCACATCCACACGGGCGAGCGGCCCTACGTCTGCGCCGCCTGCGGCAAGGCCTTCACCCAGTCCACCAACCTGCGCCAGCACCAGCGCACCCACACGGGCGAGCGGCCCTACGCCTGCGCCCACTGCGGCAAGACCTTCACCCACTCCTCCaacctcctcctgcaccagcgcACCCACGCCGCCGCCAGGCCCCACAAGTGCCCGGCCTGCCCCAAGGCCTTCGTCTCGGACGCCTGCCTGCAGAAGCACCTGCAGAGCCacgccgcgccgcccccgccgcagcccccgccgctgctgctggaggcggTGGAGGCGGTGGGGATGCTCTGGAAGTGCGGCGAGTGCCAGCTCGCCTtccccagccaggagctgctgctgggccacCAGCGCGGCCACCTCCGGCCGGGGACGCCGGCGGACGCggcgacggcggcggcggccgcccaCCGCTGCCCCACCTGCGGCAAGACCTTCAAGAACGGCTCGGGGCTGGCACGGCACCGGCACAGCCACGCCGCCGAGCGGCCCTACAAGTGCTCGCTGTGCCACAAGAGCTTCGGGCAGCTGGCCGGGCTGCTGGGCCACCAGCGCGGCCACTCGGCCGAGCAGCGCCCGCCACCGGCGCAGGCGGAggcgccgcggccccccccggcgctggccgcagccccggccccggccgagCGCCCCTACCAGTGCACCGAGTGCGGCAAAGCCTTCAAGGGCTCCTCGGGGCTGCGTTACCACATGCGGGACCACACGGGCGAGCGGCCCTACAAGTGCTCCGAGTGCCCCAAGGCCTTCAAGCGCTCCTCGCTGCTCGCCATCCACCAGCGGGTGCACACGGGGCTGCGCGCCTTCAAGTGCGCCGAGTGCGGCCTCACCTTCAAGTGGTCCTCGCACTACCAGTACCACCTGCGGCTGCACACGGGCGAGCGGCCCTACGCCTGCCCCGACTGCCCCAAGGCCTTCAAGAACACCTCGTGCCTCCGCCGGCACCGGCAGCTGCACACGGGCGAGCGGCCCCACGCCTGCCCGGTGTGCGGCAAGGCCTTCGCGCAGACCTCCAACCTGCGCCAGCACCAGCGCACCCACACGGGCGAGCGGCCCTACGCCTGCGCCCACTGCGGCAAGACCTTCACCCACTCCTCCAACCTCCAGCTCCACCAGCGCACCCACTCCAGCGCCCGCCCCCACCAGTGCCCGCTCTGCCCCAAGGCCTTCGTCATGGCCTCCTACCTCCAGCGCCACCTCCGCACCCACGCCGCGGGCCCCAAGgggcccccccgcgccgccccccgcgACGTCCCCGTCCTGCAGGCCACCCTCAGCCTGGAGGTGGCGGCCCCCGACGCCCAGACCTTCCTGCTGGTGCAGACGGCGCAGGGCCTGCAGCTCATCCCCAGCCCTCCGCCTCCCCCCCAGAAGCTCATcctgctccccgctgccccccggccgccccccgagCCCACCCCGCGCCGGGGGGAGCCCGCGGGCCCTGGGCAGAGCCTCCTGCTGGTGCCCAGCACGGGGACGGCCCTGCctgggctgcggctgcaggCGGTGACCGGCACCCCGCAGGGCCCGGGGCCCGGCGTCCTCGTCCTGCAGGgcctccctgagcagcccccGCGCCAGGCAGGTCCCCCCcagggccaggcagcagcagagggggcGAGCGTCCGGCTGGGAGCCCTGCCGCAGCCCCCAGACGTCGCCAGCATCCAGCTCCAGGCCACCGAGGTGGCCAGCGTCCAGCTCCAGGCCCTGCCGCAGCCCTCGAAGGTCACCAACATCCAGCTCCAGGCCACCGAGGTGGCCAACGTCCACCTCCAAGCCTTGTCGCAGCCCTCTGAGGTGGCCAACGTCCAGCTCCAGGCCCTGCCGCAGCCCGCAGAGGTCACCAACATCCACCTGCAGGCCACCGAGGTGGCCGACGTCCACCTCCGAGCCTTGTCGCAGCCCTCGGAGGTGGCCAGCGTCCAGCTGCAGGCCGCCGAGGTGGCCAACGTCCACCTCCAAGCCCTGCCGCAGCCCTCGGAGGTCGCCAGCATCCAGCTGCAGGCCGCCGAGGTGGCAGACGTCCAGCTGCAGGccctgccgcagccccccgATGTCACCGGCATTGAGCTGCAGGCCGCCGAGGTGGCCAACGTCCACCTCCAGGCCCTGCCGCAACCCCCGGGGGTCACCAACATCCAGCTGCAAGCCGGCGAGGTGGCCAACGTCCAGCTCCAGGCCCTGCCGCCACCCCCAGAGGTGACCAACATCCAGCTCCAGGCCCTGCCGCAGCCCGCGGGCGTCACCGACATCGAGCTGCAGGCCGCTGAGGTGGCCAACGTCCAGCTCCAAGCCCTGCCGCAGCCCTCGGAGGTCACAAACATCCAGCTCCAAGCCCTGCCGCGGCCCTCGGAGGTGACCGGCATCCAGCTCCAGGCCGCCGAGGTGACCGACGTCCAGCTGCAGGCCACCCAAGTGACCAGCGTCCAGCTCCAAGCCCTGCCGCAGCCCTTGGAGGTGCCCGGAGTCCATCTCCAGGCCGCGGAGGTGCCCGACATCCAGCTGCGGACCTCAGACGTGACCAGCGTCCATCTGGAGACCGCCGAGGTGCCCAGCATCCACCTCCAAGCCGCCGAGGTGGCCAACGTCCATCTTCAAGCCACCGATGTGGCCAGCGTCCAGCTCCAGGCCACCGAGGTGCCCAACCTCCAGCTCCAGGCCACCGAGGTGCCCAACATCCATCTCCAGGCCACCGAGGTGCCCGGCGTCCATCTCCAGGCCACCGAGGTGCCCAACCTCCATCTCCAGACCACCGAGGTGCCCAACCTCCACCTCCAGGCCACCGAGGTGCCCGGTGTCCATCTCCAAGCCACCGAGGTGCCCAACCTCCAGCTCCAGGCCACCCAAGTCCCGAGCGTCCAGCTCCAGACCCTTCCGCAGCCCCCGGAGGTGCCCAACGTCCATCTGCAGCCCGCGGAGGTGCCCGACATCCAGCTCCAAGCCGTGGAGGTGCCCAACCTCCACCTCCAGGCCACCGAGGTGCCCGCCGTCCACCTGCAGGCCGTGGAGGTGCCCCCGGtccacctgcagcccccggcgGGGGCACacgccgccccgcagccccccggggtgcCGCTGGCGGGGGGCCCTCCGGCGCCggaggtgctgctggtgcaggggggggcggcgccggccgtggggctgggggtgctgcagaCGGCCGAGGGGCTGCGGAGCATCTTGGTGCTGCGGGGGGCGGGCACCCAGCCCTCGGCCGGTCCCCCTGCGGGACCCCCCAAAGTCCTGGTCCTGAGGGGGGagccccggcgggggggggcagcgggcagcgaGGGGGGGGCGCAGGCCGTGGTGCAgctgctgcccggccccacggccccccagCTGCCGGCGGTGCAGGGGGTGCAGGCGCTGCCGGGGGCGCAGCTG TGCACACCTTCTGAGGGGGGCAAGCGGCACGGACCCCACGGCCACCGCGGccaccctgctgccccccggggTGGCCACCGGGGCGGCACCCCCAGGGCCACCGCAGCCCCCACATGGCCCCCACCACGTGGCCACCTCACGGCCACCTCGCAGCCACCCCGTGGCGCCCCGTGGGCACCCAAGGGCTCCTGCTGGCCACCCACAGCCACCCAGTGGGCCCTGCTGGCCACCTGa